ACTCGCCGGTACATCTGCATTTTTGGTAATTCCGATAAACAACATATTATAGAGCGACTCAATGACCTTGACCATCTGTGGCAGGCTGACCACGGCCAATATTTGCGGAAATTTAGCTTCACCACCAATAATTGTGTTCCCGCTAAAAAAATACAATCCCGCCAAGATCATCACCGCGACACCGATACCCCCTAGTGCCCGCAGAAACGACCAATAATATACTTTCGGCGGTGAATACCGGGCTTCCTGCTTCTCGACCTGCTCCTGGAAGCGTTCCTGCATACTCTCTTTCTGTTCCTGGGGCATGTCGCGCTGCATAAAATTTTCCTGCTGAGCCTTCATAGCGCTTTTGGTCATTTCCAGGTTGTAAGGAGCACTCACGATACCGGAAACTCCAACAAAGACCACAGCAACAAGAAATGGAATAAGCCAATCCTGCCAGGTTACTTTTTCCCGAATTTGCGCAAAAACCGCACTCGGAGCGGTAATAACATTGACTAACTTTTCCACTAGACTCATGGATGTTCCATCTGGATTTACTATTGCATTTTGCTCGTTCATCGGTTCCTCGCCTGTTGGTTTAGTGTTGTACTTTCAACATGTGTGCCAACCGGTTTTCATATCGGCGTTTATAATTCAGAAACGCCTCAACCAAAGTATATTTATCCCTATGACCCCAATGTATCTCTTCACCAGACATGCCGTTGATATATCATTTTGATATGCGCTCATATTGAAATGATATATGCTGATATAACCAAACATTCTGTATTTTTTCTAGTAAATGTCACGTGACTTCGATATTCCGTCTATACATGATAAACGTTCCGTACCCAAACAATCCTGCAATCGCTAGTGAAATCAGGGTACGCATACTAAAGATGTATCCGGAAAACGAACCGAACAGTTCGGCCGGTTCTCCCGGGTTGAGACTGTCGGGGACAGTTACCCACTGTTCCTTCATAACATCTGTAAAAATGCCAAAGTTTACGACTATCTGATTGGGTACGTCTATCCTCCCAAAGATGATCTGCCAGACGATAGCCGCGAGAATAATTCCGCCAATACCGATGAGCAGTGGGCGGCCTTTCACCCACACCGAGATAAACATAAAATACATCGCCACCGGCAACAGCCAGAAGAACTGCAGGATATGAAACATCCCCCAGTCGAAGTACAGACTACCCAGTTTGATTTGTGACAGTGATAAACTGTGTTCTGCCAGAACCTCTTTAATTGGGTACGGCATTAACATCGGCAAATACAGCGATACACATATTGTCAACAGATAGCTCAGAACCAAGACGCCGACATATCCGAACAGGACTTTCGAAACGAGTACCGTCACATCAGACACCGGCAGACTGCGGTAATAAAAAGTGCTGCCGTCCGCCCGCTCCTTGTATACAGCATCAGAAAGATAAAAAATCGCCAGGGACAGTACCAGTAAATTTATAAGAACCATACCACCACGAACCACGTGGGTCCAAATTTGCAGAATTTGAACCGGATCCTGCTGCATTTCCTCCAACAGATTGACGGCATTACCCTTCTTCACCTGTTCGTCCCTCTCTTCGGCTCCCCAGGATTTGGACAATTCCAGTGTAGTGCTATCACCTTCTGAGTAGGTCATCAGTTCGCCGGTATCAATATAATGTGCCAGCCGAAACGAACCGAAAGTACTGAGCAATAACAGTGCAACAAACACTCCCAGAAAGATATAGACAACATTCCGCCATTCCAGCCATTCCCGGTTCAACAGCGTCAGTAATGTTTTCATGCCTGCCCTCCCATCAATCCGACAAAGATATCCGCAAGTGCCGGCGTTTTTACTTCCCCGTACTTTTTCATTTCCTCCGGATCAACCCCATCCAACAACACCAGCCGTTTTCCAATGTGCGACGTTTCGTATAGTGGATTATAGGAGCGTACTGCGTCCAAATTACTTTCAGGAACAGCCACCTGCACAAATCGGTCATTCAGGTTTTCCACCGAATCAAAAAGCAACACCTGTCCCTTCCGGATAAAAATCACATCACTCAGAATATGCTCCACCTCTTCTATCTGGTGCGTCGACACGATGATGGATTTTTCCTGATCAAAGAAATCCTCTAACACAGTATTGTAGAACTCCTTCCGAAACAGGATATCCAGTCCGTGAGTCGGTTCGTCCAGGATCAAAATATCGGAATCGGTGGATAGCATGAGGGAGAGATGTAGCTGGGTTTTCATTCCTTTGGACAAGTGTTTAATCTTCCGTTTCATTGTTATTTCCGTTTTTTCAAGATGGGCTTCACACTGTTCCCGGTTAAATCGCGGATGGATCGATTCCTGAAAGGAGAGTATCTGGTGCACCTTCATCCATGGTGGTAGCACCGAGACATCATGAATAACGCCAGTGCGCTCCATCAATGCGTCCCGTTCCCTGTTCGGTTCCATCCCGAGTACAGAAATTTTTCCGGTATAGGAAACCAATCCGGTTAATGCCCTCAAAAGGGTGGTTTTACCTGCTCCGTTCGGGCCAACCAGTCCCACGATCTTCCCCGCCGGGATTTCCAGAGATACGTCCTTTAGCGCGGTGGTCTGCCCGTACCGTTTATCCACATTTTTCATGGTGATAAGATGTTCCATTATTCGTCTCCCTGATACGTGTTTTCGATGATCGTCAGCAATTCCTGTTTCGAAATGTCCAGGAGTTTCGCCTGGCGGACCATCTCCGGAATTTCCTGCTGTTTAAAAGACTCACACTCTGAATCCCTTAATCGCTGCCTGGCACCTTTTTTTACAAACATGCCCAATCCTCTGCGTTTTTCGATAAGGTCTTCATTAATTAGTTCCTGCGTGGCATTTAACACCGTCTGCGGATTCAGATTTTGTTCTACCGAAATCTGTCGTACTGACGGAATGGCCTCCCCCTCCGCAATTTCCCCAGCCATAATAGATTGCCGGATCATCTCAGCAATCTGTAGGTATATCGGGGCGTCATGCTCAAATTGTATGGTCATACATTCCACCTGTTTTAGTGTTACGGTTCAGTATAACACCATAACAACTGCCAGACAAGCAAAAAATTAAATGCCCGGTACTGGATGCAGAGCATTACTTATACACTTCGAAAACCTACCACACTCTTCCGGATAATTAGGCTAATCTGTATATTGGAATATAATGGGAGGAGTGAAAAATGAAATCCGTACACGTAATTATCATTCTCACTATTTTACTTATTGGGTGCCAGTCGAATCAACCAGACATTTCTCAACCGGACCCAGATGAAACGGTGATCATTGATTCGCTGGGCAGCAGGGCGGCTACCATGCTGCTGTCGAATCTTCAACCTGCCCTGCTAAACGCAATCTCTGAGGGCGGTCCGGTAAACGGCATTAACGTCTGCAGTGATACTGCCCAGGCTTTGACACACATGATTAGCCAAAAACTGGGTGACGGGATTTACGTGAAACGGACCACAACCAGATTACGGAATCCGGCGAATGCACCGGACAAATTTGAAAACTTAGCGCTGAAACATTTTCATGAAGCCGCTACGCATACGGGCGAATTACCTTCTAATTACATGCAAAAAATTGACTCAGGCGAGTCCGTGTTTTATCGCTACTATAAGCCGATGCAGGTCGGCGGACTCTGCCTGAACTGTCACGGTCAGCCGGAAAATATCAGCGACCCGGTGAAGAATATCCTGAAAAAACATTATCCCGGCGATAATGCCACAGGGTACAACGCCGGAGATTTTCGCGGGGTAGTGAGTGTAACGATCGAACGAAATCTGAATTGACTTATCCCAGGTGAACAGATGTGATCACCCGGAAAATTTTTTATCCAAAACTGAAGTAATCGTGTTATACAGAAATAACAGGATTGCCACTCCATTCAGCAAGCTGCCGGCCAGACGGATTGGATCACTGGCAAAAAGGTCACTGCCAATTCTCAGAATCAGCGACAGATGCAGCAGGACAAGATGGACATAAAACGAGGCTCGATAGGCGACCTGGAGCTTCAGTACCACTGGGAATATCACCGGAGCGTGGCCGAAGATCATGGAGAAAACGAAGCCGACAAAGGTGGCATGAAGAATAGCATCATACAGGTACCCCGCAGTTGCCGCTCCTGCATAGATTGTGAGTGCTCCTGCCAGCGCCAGCCAGAGATATCCAATTATCAGGGCCAGTGCCATAAACCGGGACAGCCCTCTCTGTTTGACGCTCCGCATGGCCAGATCGTAGCGAAATAGCCAGGCGGCGAGGCTTAGCAGGGCGACGCCACTCAGTCGAACCCCCGTATCAAACCATCCTACTGAAATCACGAGCGCTACAACGTAAAACGCGACGATCCCGATGAACGTTTGGCGGACTCTCCTTTTCGGCTGTAACACCCGGCTCAGTTCCAGCCGTTCCCCGGCAATGGTAAGAATGAGAAATCCTGCCCACCAGTGGACCACCTGCGGCATCGGAAAGCCGCGCAACCACAGAATATTCCCGATAAGCCACAGGTTGGCCCCGATTCCCATAATTATATAGTGGAGTTCAGGATCCTTCCTATATAGGCGAAAGAATACCAATGATAAGACACCGCTACTTGCGGCGATTGCGAGGTTCGGCAATCCCGGTACGGCACCAACGATGAGCAAAACTCCGCCGAATCCAGCGAGTACTGGTGCGATAAACGGCCAGGCTTTCCTGAGAGCAACCGCCCGTTCCAGGCTGATGAGCGTACCCAAAAATCCGGCAATCATCAGCGGACCATGCGCCTCTGGAAAATGCGCCCCTGGAACCGGTAACATCCAGCCGGCACGCCAAAGGCCGGCCCAAATCCCGGTCAGGAGACCAATAATTCCGAGTCCAAGCAAGAGTATGCGGGCCGGAAGTGGAAGATTTAGTTCTGAGTTATTCATATGCTCGAGATCCGACCGTCACCGATCTCGCCGCGGCGGGAATCGGCGACGGAAGTTTATTCCCTACCACGGCGTTCCTCTGACTAACATTATTGCGAAAAATAATACAAACAGGGCGAGAACCAAATTTATCCGGCCGAAGATGCTGGCGCGCTTGCGATATTTGGATGCGTTGTCGGTTTCGCCTCGTTCCCACAATTCAGTGGCTTTCGGGCCGACATAAAAATCGTGAATAGCGCTGGTGATAAAAATCGCACCAACGAAAAACAGCTTATGTCCCAGCGTGCTGCCGAACTGTCCCCGGAAGATCGATCCGTCGATCAATCCTGCCCACCCAAAACGATAGGCCAGGTTGATGATTCCGGTGGCGACGAGCGTACTGAGTACAATCCATCCGATGGTACGAAACCTGGTGCCAGTCCACTCGATGAGCCGGGAGGCCACTTTTTCGAATGGCGGTTTACGTACCACCGGTACCAACACCAATCCCAGGAAAACCATCCCGCCGATCCAGATCATGGCGGAGAGTATGTGCAGGTAGACTGAGATGTAGTAGAGAGTTTTCACGAAAAACCAGTGTTAGTGTGTTTGGGTGTTCAAGTATTCAGGTAAGCACGTGATAGAGTGTTATAGTTAAAGACTGTGACGGCTCTTGAGTCCAGGATCCATAGTCCACTACAAACTTGTTGGTAGTTCCCGCTTTAGCGGGATTAGTTAATTGTTAGTTGTTATTGCTCATCATTTCAAAATTTTCCTTCCCTCATTAAGGGCGTCTTTCTCACAACAAATAACAAACAATCCCGGAAGGGATCCCTTTGGGACGCTCCACCACCAGGTTTTACTTTTTTCTTATACCATATTCCCTATACCTTATACCTTCTCCGGTTACCGGTTTACCATTTTGGTTTGTCCCGCATTGAATATCTCTGGATTTTGGGGACCTGTTACGTTGATGAATCCAATCAGGCCGCGTTCGACCCGTGTCAGAGCGTGGTCTACAATTTTGTAGGTGCCTGGGACTTCGAATTCCAATTCGGCAATAGTCGCTGAACCCGGCGCGACCAGCGTCGTCTGGATATCCTGCATCGGAGCAGTTCCCATGGAACCGTTCGCGTAGACCGCATCCATAATTTCCCCGATAATATGAAACGAAGAAACTTTGTTTGGGCCGCCAACGCCGAAGAAAATTCGGGCGGTCTCGCCTGTTTTCACATCCATGGGATATTTGGAGGTCAGTGAACCGACTGCTCCATTGAGAACGAAATACTCCGGTGTCTCATCCATGAGTTTCTGAGAATCGAACTCCAGATGTCCGCCCTTGCCGACCCTCTCCTTCGTATATAGTTCCTGCTGCATCACATAGAACTCGTGATCCACAGGCTTGAGGCCACTCTCCGGCTCAACAAGAATCATCCCGTACATCCCGTTGGCGATATGGTGCGCTACCATAGGTGTGGCGCAGTGGTAAACGTAAAGCCCGGGTTTCAGCGCTTTAAATGTAAAGGATTTTTCGTTGCCGGGAGAGACAGACATGACTGCGGCACCACCGCCTGGCCCGGTCACGGCGTGAAAATCAATGGAATGGGCTGAAGTATTGGTATCCGGGTTGGTCAGGTGAATTTCTACCTGGTCATTTTCCCGAACCCGGAGAAACGGTCCCGGCACCTGACCGTTGAAGGTGTAATAATCGTAGGAAGCTCCGTTTGATAATTTTCCGGTTACCTCCTGCGCCACAAAATCGAATTGGACTCTTTTTGGCGGCCGGGAATCAATCGGCGGTGGCAGGTCGGACGGATCTCTGGAAATGGATACTGCGTTCTCCGCCACAGGTTGTGATCCAGCGCCAACGCGCAAGACCCCTTCCATTCCGGCCACCCGGTGACCGGCTACCGTACAGTAATAGTAAAAATTGCCCTCCGCATTTACCTTAAACACGATCTGCGTGGCGTCCTGCATTCGCATAATTCTATCGGAGAGTGCATCGAACGCCGGCACCGCCACGTCGTGTGTTCCACCGTCACCGTTTAATAAGATTATCTTGACCACATCATTTTTGGCCACCGATAGAGTAGGGTTGATGGCGTCATCGATATCCCCGGCAGCCCCGGCAAAGACCATACGCCCGTTATTCATTGCAGTTTCCAGGTAAAAAACGGCGTCCGGCTCACCAAACTGAACATCGCCACGAGCCTGCGATCCCAGGTTATTCGGACGGAACAGAGCCGTCAGACTGATGACAAGAATTATCCCGCCGACCCAGATTCCTATCCACAGTGGAATTCGTTTTGTATCCATATCCGTCACTTTCTAATACAATATCTGAATTATGCCGTTTTCCCAATGCGT
The DNA window shown above is from Candidatus Neomarinimicrobiota bacterium and carries:
- a CDS encoding YIP1 family protein, whose product is MNEQNAIVNPDGTSMSLVEKLVNVITAPSAVFAQIREKVTWQDWLIPFLVAVVFVGVSGIVSAPYNLEMTKSAMKAQQENFMQRDMPQEQKESMQERFQEQVEKQEARYSPPKVYYWSFLRALGGIGVAVMILAGLYFFSGNTIIGGEAKFPQILAVVSLPQMVKVIESLYNMLFIGITKNADVPASLAVILPYSPENFMRLEKFQQALYTLLSQINVFTVWRLALFTIGFSIIYKVSKGKSSAVVFGLWALWLLITTAGTFLFAGFAGS
- a CDS encoding ABC transporter ATP-binding protein; protein product: MEHLITMKNVDKRYGQTTALKDVSLEIPAGKIVGLVGPNGAGKTTLLRALTGLVSYTGKISVLGMEPNRERDALMERTGVIHDVSVLPPWMKVHQILSFQESIHPRFNREQCEAHLEKTEITMKRKIKHLSKGMKTQLHLSLMLSTDSDILILDEPTHGLDILFRKEFYNTVLEDFFDQEKSIIVSTHQIEEVEHILSDVIFIRKGQVLLFDSVENLNDRFVQVAVPESNLDAVRSYNPLYETSHIGKRLVLLDGVDPEEMKKYGEVKTPALADIFVGLMGGQA
- a CDS encoding GntR family transcriptional regulator, producing MQFEHDAPIYLQIAEMIRQSIMAGEIAEGEAIPSVRQISVEQNLNPQTVLNATQELINEDLIEKRRGLGMFVKKGARQRLRDSECESFKQQEIPEMVRQAKLLDISKQELLTIIENTYQGDE
- a CDS encoding DUF3365 domain-containing protein, giving the protein MKSVHVIIILTILLIGCQSNQPDISQPDPDETVIIDSLGSRAATMLLSNLQPALLNAISEGGPVNGINVCSDTAQALTHMISQKLGDGIYVKRTTTRLRNPANAPDKFENLALKHFHEAATHTGELPSNYMQKIDSGESVFYRYYKPMQVGGLCLNCHGQPENISDPVKNILKKHYPGDNATGYNAGDFRGVVSVTIERNLN
- a CDS encoding CopD family protein, yielding MKTLYYISVYLHILSAMIWIGGMVFLGLVLVPVVRKPPFEKVASRLIEWTGTRFRTIGWIVLSTLVATGIINLAYRFGWAGLIDGSIFRGQFGSTLGHKLFFVGAIFITSAIHDFYVGPKATELWERGETDNASKYRKRASIFGRINLVLALFVLFFAIMLVRGTPW
- the nirK gene encoding nitrite reductase, copper-containing, with protein sequence MDTKRIPLWIGIWVGGIILVISLTALFRPNNLGSQARGDVQFGEPDAVFYLETAMNNGRMVFAGAAGDIDDAINPTLSVAKNDVVKIILLNGDGGTHDVAVPAFDALSDRIMRMQDATQIVFKVNAEGNFYYYCTVAGHRVAGMEGVLRVGAGSQPVAENAVSISRDPSDLPPPIDSRPPKRVQFDFVAQEVTGKLSNGASYDYYTFNGQVPGPFLRVRENDQVEIHLTNPDTNTSAHSIDFHAVTGPGGGAAVMSVSPGNEKSFTFKALKPGLYVYHCATPMVAHHIANGMYGMILVEPESGLKPVDHEFYVMQQELYTKERVGKGGHLEFDSQKLMDETPEYFVLNGAVGSLTSKYPMDVKTGETARIFFGVGGPNKVSSFHIIGEIMDAVYANGSMGTAPMQDIQTTLVAPGSATIAELEFEVPGTYKIVDHALTRVERGLIGFINVTGPQNPEIFNAGQTKMVNR